The DNA region CGCGTTGTTAACGAAGAGCATCTGCGGGAGTTCGCCCCACCCTGCGCCGGGGTCACCCGAGGAATGCTTGCAGAGGGCGTTCCCGAGCCTGTAGGACTGTATCATGTCGCAGAGATAGCCGTCAGTGCCGAGGCCGACAAGAAGGCCCTCTTTGATCATCTCCCTGACGCTGGCCGAACCGACGGCGTTGCCCATGTTCGATTCGGGGTTGTGGACGACAGCTGTATTTGTCTCCCTGATGATATCTCTTTCCGACTCGTCTGTGTGTATGCAGTGTACGAAGACGGAGTTTTCGCCTGTGATCCCGTGATCCCTGAAGCGTTCCACGATCCTTTTGCCGTATTTGGCGACGGAGTCTTTCTCATCCTCCGGTCCCTCAGCGACGTGAACGTGGAAGCCGGTGTTCCTTCCCTCCATAGCCTCGGCGCACTTTTCAAGGGTCAGGTCTGAAAGGGTGAAGGATGCGTGCAGCCCGAACTTGCCCGAGATCATAGGATCGTTCTGCTCTTCGGCCCAGTCGATGAAGGATATGTTTTCACGTATGCCTTCATATGCAGTCTTCTGGCCGTCCCTGTCCGAGACCTCGTAACATAGGGAAGCCCGTATGCCCGCCTCGCGGGTCGCCTTGGCTATCTCACAGAGGCTGCCGGTGACCGCTGTCGGGCTTGCGTGGTGGTCGATAACGGTGGTGCAGCCGCACT from Synergistaceae bacterium DZ-S4 includes:
- the ssnA gene encoding putative aminohydrolase SsnA, which gives rise to MTTRAKNFCRGVTKMLLVGNGKLITRDPDLPFIPDGCAAVRGSAIFMVGTTSELRTKYPEAEFIDAKGGLIMPGFINSHMHFYSTFSRGMIPPGEPAKDFSQVLERLWWKLDKALTLKDIYYSAMTSLVDCIKCGCTTVIDHHASPTAVTGSLCEIAKATREAGIRASLCYEVSDRDGQKTAYEGIRENISFIDWAEEQNDPMISGKFGLHASFTLSDLTLEKCAEAMEGRNTGFHVHVAEGPEDEKDSVAKYGKRIVERFRDHGITGENSVFVHCIHTDESERDIIRETNTAVVHNPESNMGNAVGSASVREMIKEGLLVGLGTDGYLCDMIQSYRLGNALCKHSSGDPGAGWGELPQMLFVNNAEIAERCFPVRLGMIKEGYAADIIIMDYIPPTAISEKNINGHLLFGSSGRNVVTTIANGKVLMKDRKLTELDRERIFAKARECSKEVWKRL